A single region of the Halarsenatibacter silvermanii genome encodes:
- a CDS encoding pilus assembly FimT family protein — MRLFRKKEGFTLIEFMLVLTSMSFLLVMSLGILRTGLENLKVKNDDTILKHDLNLVGLRLTRDMARAEDVRLDDSKNSILEMKITKEGEDLEWRKYSFQGDDLWFSREKKETEGGGNGEINYTRRDSLLNQVEKVSFKAGTEKSSKYVLVKIIRSGGGEKSLIWRRKTFQTPNL, encoded by the coding sequence TTGAGATTATTTCGTAAAAAAGAAGGTTTTACCCTGATCGAATTTATGCTGGTGCTGACCTCTATGTCTTTTCTTCTGGTAATGAGCCTGGGCATTTTGAGAACAGGTCTGGAAAATTTGAAAGTAAAAAACGACGATACCATTTTAAAGCATGACCTCAATCTAGTAGGTCTGCGCCTAACCAGAGATATGGCCAGAGCTGAGGATGTCAGACTTGACGATTCAAAAAATTCGATTTTAGAGATGAAAATAACCAAGGAAGGAGAGGATCTGGAATGGAGAAAATACAGCTTTCAGGGAGATGATTTATGGTTTAGCCGGGAAAAAAAGGAAACAGAAGGCGGGGGAAACGGTGAAATTAATTACACCAGAAGAGATTCACTTTTGAATCAGGTTGAGAAGGTGTCATTTAAAGCTGGAACAGAAAAAAGCTCAAAATACGTTTTAGTAAAAATCATCAGATCAGGAGGAGGTGAAAAATCTTTGATATGGAGAAGGAAAACATTTCAAACTCCGAATCTCTAG
- a CDS encoding type II secretion system protein, with protein sequence MKKLWSITEDASGWNKARGFTLMEVIIAMTLLGIISASYLSISLAVEQRQERRERKMDFYLTAQEISQEIVHNLAAPEGDKLLSLLRQELKLAQLLETNNISGDNHPEYIKNWTITSAEDISFLIDIYVFTITDSDNNSLYFTFIERGGLLGGLGGVKK encoded by the coding sequence TTGAAAAAATTGTGGTCAATAACAGAGGACGCATCAGGCTGGAATAAAGCAAGAGGCTTTACTCTCATGGAAGTTATAATAGCGATGACGCTTCTCGGAATTATTTCGGCCAGCTATCTCTCCATTTCCCTCGCTGTCGAGCAAAGACAGGAAAGAAGGGAAAGAAAAATGGATTTTTATCTGACAGCTCAGGAAATTTCTCAGGAAATCGTCCATAACCTTGCCGCTCCTGAAGGTGATAAGCTGCTGTCTCTTCTGAGACAGGAATTAAAACTGGCTCAACTTCTGGAAACGAATAATATTTCCGGAGACAACCATCCTGAATATATAAAAAATTGGACGATAACCAGCGCTGAAGATATCTCGTTTTTAATCGATATTTACGTCTTCACCATAACAGATTCCGATAATAACAGCCTGTATTTTACCTTTATAGAACGAGGAGGATTGTTAGGAGGACTTGGGGGGGTTAAAAAATAA